The Quatrionicoccus australiensis nucleotide sequence CGGCAGGTGTAGGCAAAACGACTGATGCAGCAGAAAAGACAGGATTGACGGGATTACTTGCTCCATCCCTTTTCTCCTGCAACTGTGCGCCACCGCCCTCAGAACGAATGCCCATGACCTCATTTTTTGCCTCAATTCCACCAATAAGTGAATCTGAGCTTTTTTGGACAGAAATTAGCAACCAGGCCAGGCCTCCACCCAAAAGCAAAAAAGCGCCCCCCCAGAGGAAACTCCGGCCTCTATTGGATCTAAAGCCATCAGAAAATCTCGCGGAACTGGGATCAAGGTCACTAAGAACACTCATATGGTCACCATCAGAATTTTTCGCCGCCTGCCGAGACGTAGAGGGTTCAGAAAAAATGCAGTAAGAATTTAATTTCATTATAATTGGACGTTCAATATCTAATTTGGGTATTGCCTGCCAGAAAAAAACAAATTCACAACTTTCATCATGCGCCTTAGTAACCCCACCAACAAGCAACCCGTTTGTCATTTCCAAAAGGGGCTCGCATGGTAGAATTTACTCTAATTTCATACTTCTTGCTAATAGCAATTTGCTTGTTAATCGTGGTTTTCCCTGACTACCGCACGCGCCTTTTGGCTGCAATCGGTGTCGTCATCAGCAACGGATACGCCCCTCTATCAAGGCATATTCAGAAACAGGCAGCAAGCACACACGGGTACGCCAATAGCATAATAAATGCAAGCAAGGGCAGCTTAAGATTCCTAAAAAATCAGCCATTATTAAGCGGCATAGCATTGTTAATGATTACTGCACCAGCTTTATTTGCACTAGTCATTCGTGGCCCTACTTTGTTTGACTTTAATGACGATAGTCACATCCCTGACCGACGCATTGCGATTTTGCTAGAAGGCGAGCAATTAGCCCCTCCGCCATCGCTCCCCCCCGACGTATTTACCACCCGGGAAGTTGAGCTGATTGTTCCGGAAGCTGCGTTTGCCAGCCGGAACTGGAAACAATTGGATCCAATATTCACCCAGCGGCTGCTGGTTGCCTTCAAGTTGATGCGAGAGCGTTATGGGTATGAAATGGCGCTAATTGAAGGATACCGAAGCCCCGAACGCCAAGCCAAGCTCGCAGCCCTGGGAAGCCAGGTAACACAGGCCGGTCCCTATATGAGTTATCACCAGTTTGGTCTGGCAGCGGATTGCGCATTTTTCCGCGATGGAAAAATTGTTATTTCAGAACAAGACCCATGGGCAATGCGCGGCTACGAGCTATTTGGCGAGATTGCCGAGCAAGTCGAATTAACTTGGGGGGGGCGCTGGAAGATGCGCGACCTGGGCCATGTGGAGCTCCATCGCAAGGGTATCTTGGGGCACCCGCCGCCGTCAGCCATCAACGAAAGCCATTGAGACAATCCGGAGCCATTAAATGTCAAGACCATTTATTCTTTTAGGCGACAAGACTAACCACGGGGGCGTTGTCATAACAGCCTCTGAAACCAGCGACTGCAATGGAAAAGGCATTGCCCGTGTTGGCGACAAAGTCAAATGTCCGAAAAATGGCCACGGCAACGTCACCACCATTGTGACAGGAGACCCCACCGCCATTATTGATGGGCGGGCAGCAGCGCGCCATGGTGACCAAACCTCCTGTGGAGCCACCTTGATCGCAAGCCAATCGCTAACCACTGACTAACCAAGACCAACCGCGTCAACTATGCGTTCAACAACACTCAAGGTCCTGGGCGGCACCGTACTCACAACTTCACTCGTCTGGGCCCTCATCCTAGGATGGTGGCAGACAAACAATTTCCAGCCGAGCAGTTCGGACTTGTTGCTCTATCTGTTTTTCCTGCCGTTCGCCCTGATCGGCGGCTTCTTGCTTCTCCGTGGTTTTATCGAGCATCTGAAGGCTCCTTTCCCGGACGAGGCGCCAATCAAGGAAATAACGGATGATGACCCTCTGGTCAGTGCCAAAGCAAAGACTTCGGCAGCAGAAAGAACATTTTCAATCTGCCTGATTGGTGCATGGCTTAATACCGCCTCCGGCAAGACTGCCGCAGAAATCCTGGAAAACATAGATGCAGGCGTTCGTCCCGAACCCAGTGAGAAGCAAAAGGACGACGACGGATTCCCGGTTTTCCTCGCCGACGTCAAGGATTTGGATATAGATAAATTTACTGAAACACTTACCTCCGAGAATGAAGGCCTTAGCGCGCTCTCAGCGAACACTCAAGTCACCCGACTGCTGGCACTACTCAATAGCATCTTGCCGGATGCCGAAATGCAAACACGTGCCCAGCTTAAAAAAGCACCGGCCAACGCCCGACTGAATATTCACTGGCTGGTGCCAAGCAATATCGAAAGCAATCATTTTCCAGCCATGCGTAGTTGGCTGAACGACAAACACTTGTCGGAGATTGACAAGAGCCGCGTCGAAATCATGATGACCCCCATAACCAGTGAAGCAGGTGCCTTAAGGCAGGTTGACGAATTAGTTCTGAAAACCAACCGGGAAAAGTTGGACGACAATCTGATTCTGCTCATCGCAGCGACCTCAGCAGTAGACGAAGCTAGCATTAACTCCCTTTCCATTCGCAAGCGTCTCTTCTCCGCTAGCAACCAGAACGGTCAAATACCCGGCGAAAGCGCGGTGTGCCTCCTCTTCTCCAGCCACAAGACCGCAACAAGCCACGCCATCGACGACGTCGTTGTAATGAGCCGCGTCAGCCACGCCAGCCGGGACAAAAGCGTGAACGCGGCGGGCAAAACTAACGGCACGCTGATTGGACACCTAGTAGACGGGTTATTGAATGTCCACTCACTTGAGGCATCCGGCATACAAGCACTGGTCTCGGATTCGGATCATCGCGCCAACCATATTTGCGAAGTACTGGCAGGAATCGAGTCAAATTTTGAGCACCTTGACCCAATGAAAGACTGTCTTGCGACCGGCACTGTTACCGGCTCCAACCTATCCACCGGAAGTCTGTTAGCACTTGTCTGCGCGCGAGAAAAAGTCCTGATGACGGAAGGCCCGGTTCTGTGTATCAGCAACCAGCATGACACAGAGAGAGCAGCCCTCCTCACCATGCCGTTTATTGCAAAACTCAGTACCGAAACCACGAGCACCTAAAAAAGCCTAAACCCATGTCCAGAATCCAATCATTGCTGACCGACTCCCGCTTCCTTTCATTCGTTGGCGTCGCAGCAATTACTGCCCTTTTCTTCCTCGGCGCTAAGACCCTTAAAGTGGCCATCATGTGGGCTGTGCTGGCGAGCATACTGCTCCTGATTGTCTGGATCGGCATCTGGCAGGTACGCCGCTACAGGGCAAAAAAGGGAAGCGACGCGCTCGAATCGATGTTAGAGCAGCAAAGCGAGCAAGGCAATCGGCGCTCGGGAGAAGCAACCAACGCAGAAATCGACGTGGTCAAAAAACGCCTGTTGAGCGCCGTCAAAACGATCAAAACCTCGAAGCTCGGGCAGGTTTCCGGCGCCAACGCGTTGTACGAACTGCCGTGGTACATAACCATTGGTAACCCAGCTGCGGGCAAGAGTACGGCAATCGTCAACTCCGGCCTGAAATTTCCGTTTGATGACGGTGGCGACACCGTCATCAAGGGCATCGGAGGAACAAGAAACTGCGATTGGTTTTTTACAAGCGAAGGTATTTTGCTTGATACGGCTGGGCGTTACTCCATCCACCAAGAAGACAGAGAAGAATGGATGGGATTTCTCGGGTTACTGAAGAAACACCGCCCGCGTGCGCCGATCAACGGCATCATTGTTACTGTCAATATTGGCGAGTTGATTGGTAATGCACCAAGTTTTGCCATCAACTTGGCGAAAAACCTGCGCCAACGAGTTCAGGAACTCACCGAAAAACTTGAAGTTTTCGCGCCAGTCTACGTGCTGTTTACCAAAGCCGACCTGATCCCTGGCTTCCGTGATTTTTTCCTTGATCTCGACTGGAATGAAAGAGATCACGTCTGGGGTGCCACCCTTCCCTACGAGCAGGCCAATGGCAATGACCTGATCTCGCTCTTTGATCACCACTACGAAGAACTCTACAAAGGCCTTCGCTCGATGAGCGTCGCACAAATGTCGAGAATTCAGAATGAAGGTGCGCCTCCCGGAGTACTCACCTTCCCGTCGGAATTCATCGCGATCAAGCCAGCGCTTCGCGCCTTCATTGCAACGCTCTTTGAAGACAACCCCTTCCAGTTCAAGCCCGTCTTCCGTGGATTCTATATTTCTTCCGCCATCCAGAGCAGCGATGTACAGCCACTATCAAACGACAGGATCATCAAGAAATTTGCGCTTTCCAGCGGCAACGCGACGCCAGTACGAACAGCACTAAATCACGGCTATTTCCTCAAGGAACTCTTTTCCAAGGTCATCTTTCCCGACCGAAATCTGGTACGGCAGCACACCAGCAGGATGAAAATCCGCATGCGCCAGATCGCGGTGCTCGGTGCGCTCGGCCTATTGGGTCTGGCACTGGGAGGCTGGAGTTGGTCATATATCAACAACCGCAGCCTCCTGGAAAATGTCGAACAGGATCTGGTCAAGGTCGTTCGCTTGCAGGAAGGGAAAATCGACCTCCAGTCACGCTTGGAAGCACTGGAAATACTTCAGGATCGTCTGATCCAGCTTGAACATTTTAATGAAGATCACCCGCT carries:
- a CDS encoding M15 family metallopeptidase; protein product: MVEFTLISYFLLIAICLLIVVFPDYRTRLLAAIGVVISNGYAPLSRHIQKQAASTHGYANSIINASKGSLRFLKNQPLLSGIALLMITAPALFALVIRGPTLFDFNDDSHIPDRRIAILLEGEQLAPPPSLPPDVFTTREVELIVPEAAFASRNWKQLDPIFTQRLLVAFKLMRERYGYEMALIEGYRSPERQAKLAALGSQVTQAGPYMSYHQFGLAADCAFFRDGKIVISEQDPWAMRGYELFGEIAEQVELTWGGRWKMRDLGHVELHRKGILGHPPPSAINESH
- a CDS encoding PAAR domain-containing protein, giving the protein MSRPFILLGDKTNHGGVVITASETSDCNGKGIARVGDKVKCPKNGHGNVTTIVTGDPTAIIDGRAAARHGDQTSCGATLIASQSLTTD